AACATTGCCGATGACAGCATTTGAGCGGCTAGGCCGGTCGCAAATACCCGCTGGGGTGCCGGGAGGCACGAAGCGAACATCCCCAACGTCAAAAAACTCATCGCAATCGGTAGCATTGGGTTGAGCGCGCCTAGGCCGACTTGCTAAGGCCTCGCCATGATCCTCACAGGCCGTTACCTCTCGCCCTTCGTCCGCCGTGTCGCGATCTGGCTCGCGCTCCAAGGTCGTGCGTACGAGCACCAGCCGATCATGGTGACTGGCGACGATTTCGAGCGGCTGAAACAGGTCAATCCGTTCGGTCGCGTGCCGGCGCTCACGTTGGACGACGGAACAACGCTCGTCGAAACCTGGGCGATCATTGACTGGCTCGAGGAAACGGCGCCGTCCGGCAAGCGTTTGTTGCCAGCCCATGGGCCGGCGCGCATGCGATCGCTCCAGGGGCTGGCCGCGGCCCACCATCTCGCTGAGAAGGGCGTCGCGCTAGTCTATGAGACTGTGCGGCGGCCAACAGAGCTCCACTGGCGCGATTGGATCGAGCGTGTGCGCGGCCAGGCACAAACGGGTCTCGACATCCTTGAGAGCCACGCGCACCTGATCTCGGTCGAGCGCACGCCTGGCGTCGCGGCCGCCACGATCGCCGCGTTCGATTTTGTCGCGCTGATGCACGCGAGCCTTGTGGGGGAATCTTATCCCGCGCTCAAAGCACTCTCGGCGGCGGCCAACGCTCGCCCGGAATTCAGCGCGAGCAAGCCGACGCTCTGACAAGCCTCCTGACGAACGTCGCTGTTCGGCGGATGCTGTTGAA
This portion of the Vitreimonas flagellata genome encodes:
- a CDS encoding glutathione S-transferase family protein, yielding MILTGRYLSPFVRRVAIWLALQGRAYEHQPIMVTGDDFERLKQVNPFGRVPALTLDDGTTLVETWAIIDWLEETAPSGKRLLPAHGPARMRSLQGLAAAHHLAEKGVALVYETVRRPTELHWRDWIERVRGQAQTGLDILESHAHLISVERTPGVAAATIAAFDFVALMHASLVGESYPALKALSAAANARPEFSASKPTL